In the Bifidobacterium catenulatum PV20-2 genome, one interval contains:
- the nudC gene encoding NAD(+) diphosphatase, producing MSVFSPLALTQALPFLPLAQGDIDYEVSRRDEPDLFDTVLLEPATKVILVKDGMVAVPRGQGAIADYANVHMRLTQLPGSYVAAELHTHPTALAIFLGSYGGKRDEHVVAVDVSRVKAAEPVAASSEHMGADDAFDEQREPEAKTSKSLLENAAERFDWVDLRGFAPHASAREAGQATTAISLGVWHARQRHCPTCGAPTEPALGGWAQRCTSEADGRRLLFPRVEPAVITAIVDHEDRLLLQHNSAWRNTGLYSVSAGFVEAGENLEHACRREAKEEVGIDLGELKYLGSQPWPFPASLMIAFKGVANTTDVHVDGDETLQARWMTRDEYMNELVTGRMEAPGKATIARYMIEEWLGHDLP from the coding sequence ATGAGCGTGTTCTCGCCACTGGCGCTGACTCAGGCACTGCCGTTCCTGCCACTTGCGCAAGGCGACATTGACTATGAGGTTTCAAGACGCGACGAACCCGACCTGTTCGACACAGTGCTGCTGGAACCTGCTACGAAAGTCATTCTCGTCAAAGACGGCATGGTGGCGGTGCCACGCGGACAAGGCGCCATCGCGGACTACGCCAACGTGCACATGCGTTTGACACAGTTGCCCGGATCCTATGTAGCGGCGGAATTGCACACGCATCCGACGGCGCTCGCCATATTCCTCGGCTCATATGGCGGCAAGCGTGACGAGCATGTGGTGGCCGTTGACGTGTCTCGTGTGAAGGCTGCAGAGCCGGTGGCCGCAAGCAGCGAGCATATGGGCGCGGACGACGCGTTCGACGAACAGCGCGAGCCGGAAGCGAAGACGTCGAAATCGCTGTTGGAAAACGCAGCGGAACGATTCGACTGGGTTGACCTGCGCGGATTCGCCCCACATGCCAGCGCGCGTGAGGCTGGCCAGGCCACAACGGCGATTTCGCTAGGTGTGTGGCATGCGCGCCAACGCCATTGCCCCACGTGCGGCGCTCCGACCGAACCGGCGTTGGGCGGATGGGCGCAGCGGTGCACCAGCGAAGCGGATGGCAGACGGCTGCTGTTCCCCAGAGTGGAGCCGGCCGTTATCACGGCGATCGTGGACCATGAGGACCGTCTGCTGCTGCAGCACAACAGCGCATGGCGCAACACCGGCCTGTATTCCGTGTCCGCCGGCTTCGTGGAGGCGGGCGAGAATCTGGAGCACGCATGCCGGCGCGAAGCCAAAGAGGAGGTCGGCATCGACCTCGGCGAACTCAAATATTTGGGATCGCAGCCATGGCCATTCCCAGCCTCGCTCATGATAGCGTTCAAGGGCGTGGCCAATACCACCGACGTGCATGTGGACGGTGACGAGACCCTGCAAGCGCGTTGGATGACCCGTGACGAATATATGAACGAGCTGGTAACAGGGCGTATGGAAGCCCCCGGAAAGGCCACCATCGCCCGCTACATGATCGAAGAATGGCTCGGCCACGATCTGCCGTAA
- a CDS encoding alpha/beta fold hydrolase has translation MTIELHNNVYCEGAGLPVVLVHGFPVDHRMWNECADALKTTAAEHGVKQFPIWAPDMPGAGEGPIPSDENSGGKDTDGAFPNGLDRMADAYVDLLHAAGYDKAIWVGLSMGGYLILDIQRLHPEAVAALALCDTKADADSEQMRAKRIAIAEECESTGTHEPVMGFAAATPEDSTIKQSDAYREQFTAWINEQPAEGIAWRERMAAGRPDLNDVLSTITAPVAVICGDKDPSSPPSVMAPIADSMTATSTDMTVVFDCGHFSAYEHPQAVADALLALVRRVQ, from the coding sequence ATGACGATCGAATTGCATAACAATGTGTATTGCGAAGGGGCGGGGCTTCCCGTGGTGCTGGTGCACGGGTTCCCCGTGGACCACCGTATGTGGAACGAATGCGCGGATGCGTTGAAAACGACCGCTGCGGAACATGGCGTGAAACAATTCCCGATTTGGGCTCCCGACATGCCCGGTGCGGGAGAAGGGCCGATTCCTTCCGACGAGAACAGCGGTGGCAAAGACACGGACGGCGCTTTCCCCAACGGTTTGGACCGCATGGCCGACGCTTACGTCGACCTGTTGCACGCTGCCGGATACGACAAGGCGATTTGGGTGGGTCTTTCAATGGGTGGCTACCTGATTCTCGACATTCAGCGTTTGCACCCCGAAGCCGTCGCCGCACTGGCATTATGCGACACGAAGGCCGACGCTGATTCCGAGCAGATGCGTGCGAAACGCATCGCGATCGCCGAGGAATGCGAATCGACGGGCACACACGAACCGGTTATGGGATTCGCCGCCGCCACGCCTGAGGATTCAACCATCAAACAGTCGGACGCCTACCGTGAACAGTTCACTGCATGGATCAACGAGCAGCCGGCCGAAGGTATCGCCTGGCGTGAACGCATGGCGGCCGGGCGCCCGGACCTGAACGATGTGCTATCAACGATTACAGCGCCGGTCGCGGTGATCTGCGGCGACAAGGATCCGTCGAGCCCGCCGAGCGTGATGGCACCGATCGCCGATTCGATGACGGCTACGAGCACGGATATGACGGTGGTGTTTGATTGCGGTCATTTCAGCGCTTATGAGCATCCGCAGGCGGTCGCCGACGCACTGCTTGCATTGGTGCGCAGAGTGCAGTAG
- the gcvH gene encoding glycine cleavage system protein GcvH, translating into MSEENENRPNLDVPEHLEYSDEHVWVDASTEPAMVGITEYAADQLGELVYIDLPEVGTEVQAGDEVAELESSKAVTPLVTPVAGVIRYVNSEAADDPGIVTGDPYGEGWIFKIELEDDEPGLLSSEEYANIVAE; encoded by the coding sequence ATGAGTGAAGAAAACGAAAACAGGCCGAATCTGGACGTTCCCGAGCATCTCGAATACTCCGACGAGCATGTGTGGGTGGACGCCTCCACCGAACCGGCCATGGTGGGCATCACCGAATATGCGGCCGACCAGCTTGGCGAACTCGTGTACATCGATCTGCCGGAAGTCGGCACCGAAGTACAGGCCGGCGACGAAGTGGCGGAATTGGAATCCTCCAAAGCCGTCACGCCGCTGGTCACTCCAGTGGCTGGCGTGATCCGCTATGTGAACAGCGAAGCGGCCGACGATCCGGGCATCGTTACCGGCGATCCGTATGGCGAAGGCTGGATTTTCAAAATCGAGCTTGAGGATGACGAACCGGGACTGCTTTCCTCCGAGGAATACGCCAACATCGTGGCGGAATAA
- a CDS encoding NUDIX hydrolase family protein: MPVMNDEVPDEGDFDAGRRRGEFDDITPEDFIRGIGNPPGWLASGEINRMRGEMPIPYVLVVPVRTDDLGRVSQVGSLLRVSDDGSIERTLIAGRVLYHESLREAVARNIAKDLGDIALPQLPVSLQPFTVAEFFPTPGLSDYFDSRQHAIALCYVVPIAGDCKPQDETLDVEWVNPNSEILDTFVNQMSNGYGTIVRQAIAWTGK, from the coding sequence ATGCCAGTGATGAATGATGAAGTGCCCGACGAGGGCGATTTCGATGCAGGCCGCCGTCGCGGAGAATTCGACGACATCACGCCGGAGGATTTCATCCGCGGAATAGGAAACCCTCCAGGATGGCTTGCTTCCGGCGAAATCAACCGTATGCGAGGTGAAATGCCGATCCCGTACGTGCTTGTGGTGCCGGTGCGCACCGATGATCTGGGACGTGTCTCACAGGTCGGATCACTGCTTCGTGTGTCTGACGACGGCAGCATCGAACGAACGCTGATCGCCGGCCGCGTGCTCTACCACGAATCGTTGCGTGAGGCCGTGGCGCGCAATATCGCCAAGGATTTGGGAGATATCGCGTTGCCGCAGTTGCCAGTGAGCCTGCAGCCATTCACCGTGGCTGAATTTTTCCCGACGCCAGGACTGTCCGATTATTTCGATTCCCGCCAGCATGCGATCGCATTGTGCTATGTAGTGCCGATCGCGGGCGATTGCAAGCCGCAGGACGAGACGCTCGACGTGGAATGGGTCAATCCGAACAGCGAGATTCTCGACACTTTCGTCAACCAGATGAGCAACGGATATGGCACGATTGTGCGTCAGGCGATTGCTTGGACCGGCAAATAG
- the trxA gene encoding thioredoxin yields the protein MATHAVTSEDFNQIVESNDLVFVDFWATWCGPCRAFGPTFEKASEANPDVYFAKVDIDQNPDLASAAKVQAVPTLMVVKNQQIVFQQAGALRASDLDDLIAQAKALDVNAAAAEEAEAQAE from the coding sequence ATGGCAACGCATGCAGTCACTTCCGAGGATTTCAATCAGATTGTGGAATCCAATGATCTGGTATTCGTGGATTTTTGGGCGACCTGGTGCGGTCCGTGCCGCGCATTCGGTCCGACGTTCGAAAAGGCGAGCGAAGCGAATCCCGACGTTTATTTCGCCAAGGTCGATATCGACCAGAATCCGGATCTCGCTTCCGCGGCCAAGGTGCAGGCCGTGCCGACGTTGATGGTGGTCAAGAACCAGCAGATCGTGTTCCAGCAGGCCGGTGCGTTGCGTGCGTCGGATCTGGACGATCTGATCGCGCAGGCCAAAGCGTTGGATGTCAACGCGGCCGCTGCCGAAGAGGCTGAGGCGCAGGCGGAATAG
- a CDS encoding G5 domain-containing protein, translated as MANHSKHAQSSTFTVPSKSSLVKIAATVAAVGLLATGGIVSRNLYTSAERNTANQVTAFSVTDSAEASRGNARELLNGDTSYVTVKINGKSRVVPGANFTDVKSVLDAGDITLEPEDTVSPSLTTKVDEKTVITIQRAGASVEVSDTAIGFNVVKKETSSLPKGQEKVETEGEEGVLETTNLVTKSGDTVVSSNMISSYVKKAPVDKVILVGTGSTSSSSSSASASIGTTVPAGEMQQWAHDYLLSNGYTEADFTATVYIITHESGWSVTATNPSSGAYGLPQALPGSKMVSEGADWATNYQTQLKWFWGYCAQRYGSIQGAYSYWLANHCY; from the coding sequence ATGGCTAACCACAGCAAGCACGCCCAATCGTCTACCTTCACCGTGCCGAGCAAGTCCTCGCTGGTGAAGATCGCCGCAACGGTTGCGGCGGTGGGCCTGTTGGCTACCGGCGGCATTGTGTCGCGCAATCTTTACACATCCGCGGAGCGGAATACGGCCAATCAGGTCACGGCTTTCTCCGTCACCGATTCCGCGGAGGCGTCCCGTGGCAATGCCCGCGAGCTGCTTAATGGAGACACCTCGTACGTCACCGTGAAAATCAACGGCAAGTCACGCGTGGTGCCCGGCGCCAATTTCACCGACGTGAAGTCCGTGCTTGACGCGGGTGATATCACGCTCGAACCGGAAGACACGGTCTCCCCTTCGCTCACCACCAAGGTCGATGAGAAAACCGTGATCACCATTCAGCGTGCCGGCGCGAGCGTCGAGGTTTCCGACACCGCCATCGGCTTCAATGTCGTCAAGAAGGAAACCTCAAGTCTGCCGAAAGGCCAGGAGAAGGTCGAGACGGAAGGCGAAGAGGGCGTGTTGGAAACCACGAACCTCGTAACCAAGTCCGGCGACACTGTGGTTTCCTCCAACATGATCAGCTCGTATGTGAAGAAGGCTCCGGTCGACAAGGTTATTCTCGTCGGCACCGGCTCCACTTCGTCGTCGTCCTCCAGCGCTTCCGCGTCGATCGGCACCACTGTGCCGGCTGGCGAAATGCAGCAGTGGGCTCACGATTATCTGCTGTCGAACGGCTACACCGAGGCCGATTTCACCGCCACCGTATACATCATCACTCACGAGTCCGGTTGGAGTGTCACCGCAACGAATCCGAGTTCGGGTGCCTATGGCCTGCCCCAGGCATTGCCTGGTAGCAAGATGGTGAGCGAGGGTGCCGATTGGGCCACCAATTATCAGACCCAGCTCAAGTGGTTCTGGGGTTATTGCGCGCAGCGTTACGGTTCCATCCAGGGAGCCTATTCGTACTGGCTCGCCAACCACTGCTACTGA